In Streptomyces sp. NBC_00414, a single window of DNA contains:
- a CDS encoding MFS transporter, with protein sequence MKTLYEIRGFSPAIRLLLVNQFGVNTGFYLLIPYLATHLGEDLGMSAAVVGIVLGVRNLSQQGLFLIGGSAADRLGARGVIIAGCAVRTAGFALFALGDGLVVLLAASVLSGLAGALFNPAVRAYLSQEAGERKAEAFALFNVFATTGALVGPLLGSVLLLVDFRASALTAAGIFAVLTVAQALVLPARAVPPSSGGVLADWREVVGNRAFLAFSLAMVGMFTLENQLYLLLPDGARRATGWDGAAGLVFLVGTLANLALQMRLTRALKAYGRRAIGVGLALMGLAFLPPMLVSGAGSPEVWHVVPVLVGALLLYVGVMVAQPFVMELIPGFGRPELTGTYFGIFYMVSGVAAAVGNTVVGWAMDAGDRQDAAWLPWACCVVFGLASAAGFTWLRRLGALPVRPAPAVEATV encoded by the coding sequence GTGAAGACGCTGTACGAGATACGCGGCTTCTCGCCCGCGATCCGGCTCCTCCTCGTCAACCAGTTCGGCGTCAACACCGGCTTCTATCTGCTCATCCCCTATCTGGCCACGCATCTGGGCGAGGACCTGGGCATGTCGGCGGCCGTCGTCGGGATCGTGCTCGGGGTGCGCAACCTCAGCCAGCAGGGGCTGTTCCTCATCGGTGGTTCGGCCGCGGACCGGCTCGGGGCGCGCGGGGTGATCATCGCCGGCTGCGCAGTACGTACCGCGGGCTTCGCGTTGTTCGCGCTCGGCGACGGGCTCGTGGTGCTGCTGGCCGCGTCCGTGCTGAGCGGGCTCGCCGGGGCACTGTTCAACCCTGCCGTGCGGGCGTATCTCTCGCAGGAGGCGGGCGAGCGCAAGGCCGAGGCGTTCGCGCTGTTCAACGTCTTCGCGACCACCGGGGCGCTGGTCGGGCCGCTGCTCGGCAGCGTTCTGCTGCTGGTCGACTTCCGGGCGTCCGCGCTCACCGCCGCCGGGATCTTCGCGGTGCTCACCGTGGCGCAGGCGCTGGTACTGCCCGCGCGGGCCGTGCCGCCGAGTTCGGGCGGTGTGCTCGCGGACTGGCGCGAGGTGGTCGGCAACCGCGCGTTCCTCGCCTTCTCACTGGCCATGGTCGGCATGTTCACCCTGGAGAACCAGCTGTACCTGCTGCTGCCCGACGGGGCCCGCCGGGCGACCGGCTGGGACGGCGCGGCCGGACTGGTCTTCCTTGTCGGCACGCTCGCCAATCTCGCGCTGCAGATGCGGCTCACCCGGGCGCTGAAGGCGTACGGCAGACGCGCCATCGGGGTCGGACTGGCCCTGATGGGGCTGGCCTTCCTGCCGCCGATGCTGGTGTCGGGGGCCGGCTCCCCCGAGGTGTGGCACGTCGTGCCCGTCCTCGTGGGCGCCCTGCTCCTCTACGTCGGAGTCATGGTCGCCCAGCCCTTCGTGATGGAGCTGATCCCGGGCTTCGGCAGGCCGGAGCTGACCGGCACCTACTTCGGGATCTTCTACATGGTGTCGGGGGTCGCCGCGGCCGTGGGCAACACGGTCGTGGGCTGGGCCATGGACGCCGGGGACCGGCAGGACGCGGCCTGGCTGCCCTGGGCATGCTGTGTGGTGTTCGGGCTGGCCTCGGCGGCCGGGTTCACCTGGCTGCGGCGCCTTGGAGCACTGCCCGTACGCCCCGCCCCTGCCGTGGAGGCGACGGTATGA
- a CDS encoding class I SAM-dependent DNA methyltransferase, with product MTSGNLLTDNPELYEARFPDPERLAGRWAEDCLRRYGAGPRVLDLGCGTGRDAARLHGSGRSVVGADLSEEMLAYARDRHPGPRYVRADLRDFSLGHGEFDAAVCLDSSLLYCHTNDDLDGFLASCRRSLVPGGLLVAEMRNGAYFLGRNDLLNTPRHNTLSWQGVSYRSATTLRIDRTAQLLRRTRTWTADDGSPPVEQFSAWRLLLPQELRHFLTSHGFTVLALHDGPGPRTEPPWQEGDLPGTAADADRLHVVARLDG from the coding sequence ATGACGAGCGGCAATCTGCTGACGGACAACCCGGAACTGTACGAGGCCAGGTTCCCCGATCCCGAGCGGCTGGCCGGGCGATGGGCCGAGGACTGTCTGCGCCGGTACGGGGCCGGGCCGAGGGTCCTGGACCTGGGATGCGGTACCGGACGCGACGCGGCCCGTCTGCACGGCTCGGGCCGGTCGGTGGTCGGCGCCGACCTCTCCGAGGAGATGCTGGCGTACGCCCGCGACCGGCACCCGGGCCCGCGCTATGTGCGCGCGGATCTGCGGGACTTCTCCCTGGGCCACGGGGAGTTCGACGCGGCGGTGTGCCTGGACAGTTCGCTCCTGTACTGCCACACCAACGACGACCTCGACGGTTTTCTCGCCTCCTGCCGCCGCAGTCTGGTTCCCGGCGGGCTCCTGGTCGCCGAGATGCGCAACGGCGCCTACTTCCTCGGCCGGAACGACCTGTTGAACACGCCGAGGCACAACACCCTTTCCTGGCAGGGCGTTTCCTACCGTTCGGCGACGACCCTGCGCATCGACCGCACCGCGCAACTCCTGCGCCGTACCCGCACGTGGACCGCCGACGACGGTTCGCCTCCCGTCGAACAGTTCTCGGCATGGCGGCTGCTGCTCCCGCAGGAACTGCGCCACTTCCTGACCTCGCACGGCTTCACCGTGCTGGCGCTGCACGACGGTCCGGGGCCGCGTACCGAACCGCCCTGGCAGGAGGGCGACCTGCCCGGGACGGCGGCCGACGCCGACCGGCTGCACGTGGTGGCACGCCTCGACGGCTGA
- a CDS encoding ABC transporter substrate-binding protein encodes MQDHPGLRRRGFLTAASGIGALALVGCGDSDDSGSGGSGQGGDSGDGKPRRGGRLRAAFAGGGASETLDPHLANLFADVARAKALFDKLADYGDDLSAQPRLASGWEPNAGLDRWKVTLRKADFHSGKPVTAEDVLFSYRRIADPEKAFRAKASLEPIDLKASRAVDERTVEFVLKRPTAEFPNVLAAFGAYIVPDGSSAADFDKKPVGSGPFRFVSFAPGRSAVFRRNDDHWDGAPHLDEVEFVVANEESARVNALLGGQVEYAHELNPTTARAHEGKGQIEIVRLRNSAMQAFAMKTDRAPFDDKRVREAFFLIADRQELVDGALSGAGVVGNDLFGKGYEYYADGLPQREQDLDRARSLLKKAGAGKLKVTLDTSAVAAGFTEAASIFRDQAARAGVTVDVKMGSKDSYWADILDSGTLCCYRSGAMPIESHISQRLLTGSTTNATKWQHKDFDALYQQAQSTKDEKERAAVFGRMQRRLYAEGGFLVWGFADWIIGTAKGVKGVDRKAPANTLDWARFDKVWLA; translated from the coding sequence ATGCAGGACCATCCCGGCCTCCGTCGCAGAGGCTTTCTCACGGCGGCCTCCGGTATCGGCGCCCTCGCTCTCGTCGGCTGCGGCGACTCGGACGACTCCGGATCGGGCGGCTCCGGCCAGGGAGGCGACAGCGGTGACGGGAAGCCGAGGCGCGGCGGGCGGCTCCGGGCCGCCTTCGCGGGCGGCGGCGCGAGCGAGACGCTCGATCCGCACCTGGCCAACCTGTTCGCCGACGTGGCCCGCGCCAAGGCGCTCTTCGACAAACTTGCCGACTACGGGGACGACCTCTCCGCCCAGCCCCGCCTGGCGTCCGGCTGGGAGCCGAACGCGGGGCTCGACCGCTGGAAGGTCACCCTGCGCAAGGCGGACTTCCACAGCGGGAAGCCCGTCACCGCCGAGGACGTCCTGTTCAGCTACCGCCGGATCGCGGACCCCGAGAAGGCGTTCCGTGCCAAGGCGTCCCTCGAACCCATCGATCTGAAGGCGAGCCGGGCCGTCGACGAGCGGACCGTGGAGTTCGTGCTCAAGCGGCCGACCGCCGAATTCCCCAACGTGCTGGCCGCGTTCGGCGCGTACATCGTTCCCGACGGGTCCTCGGCGGCCGACTTCGACAAGAAGCCGGTCGGTTCCGGACCCTTCCGCTTCGTGTCGTTCGCACCGGGCCGCTCGGCGGTCTTCCGCCGCAACGACGACCACTGGGACGGCGCCCCGCACCTCGACGAGGTGGAGTTCGTCGTCGCCAACGAGGAGTCCGCGCGGGTCAACGCACTGCTCGGCGGACAGGTCGAGTACGCCCACGAGCTGAACCCGACGACCGCCCGCGCCCACGAGGGCAAGGGCCAGATCGAGATCGTGCGGCTGCGGAACAGCGCCATGCAGGCCTTCGCCATGAAGACCGACCGGGCACCCTTCGACGACAAGCGGGTCCGCGAGGCGTTCTTCCTCATCGCCGACCGCCAGGAACTCGTCGACGGGGCACTCTCCGGGGCGGGTGTGGTCGGCAACGACCTCTTCGGCAAGGGGTACGAGTACTACGCCGACGGGCTGCCCCAGCGCGAGCAGGACCTCGACCGGGCCCGCTCCCTCCTGAAGAAGGCGGGCGCCGGGAAGCTGAAGGTCACCCTGGACACCTCGGCCGTCGCCGCCGGGTTCACCGAGGCGGCGAGCATCTTCCGCGACCAGGCCGCCCGGGCCGGCGTCACCGTCGACGTGAAGATGGGCAGCAAGGACTCGTACTGGGCCGACATCCTCGACTCCGGAACCCTGTGCTGCTACCGCTCGGGAGCCATGCCCATCGAGTCGCACATCTCCCAGCGGCTCCTGACCGGCTCCACCACCAACGCGACCAAGTGGCAGCACAAGGACTTCGACGCGCTCTACCAGCAGGCGCAGTCCACGAAGGACGAAAAGGAACGCGCCGCCGTGTTCGGGCGGATGCAGCGCAGGCTGTACGCCGAGGGCGGCTTCCTGGTGTGGGGGTTCGCCGACTGGATCATCGGAACCGCCAAGGGTGTCAAGGGAGTTGACCGCAAGGCACCCGCCAACACGCTCGACTGGGCGCGGTTCGACAAGGTCTGGCTGGCGTGA